The Candidatus Reconcilbacillus cellulovorans sequence CGATGACGGCGGCTTTGCTGGCGGCGTAGACGCTGGAACCGGAACCGCCCCCGTGGTGCGCCGCGATCGAAGCCATGTTGATGATGACGCCGCGGCGGCGGGCGATCATGCCGGGCAGGACGGCTTTGCACATGAAAACGGTGCTTTTCAGGTTCAGGTCCATCAGTTGATGGTACAAATCTTCGGTTATTTCTAGGTTGGAGACGCGACGAATCAGGTGGCCGGCGTTGTTGACGAGGATGTCGATCGGTCCGAGCGCCTGCTCCGTTTTGCGGACGAGCGTTTCGATCGCGTTGACGAACGTGACGTCGGCCTGGAACGCTTCCGCGATGCCGCCGGCTTTGCGGATGTCGGCGACGACCGCTTCGGCGTCGGCGCGGCTCCGGTTGTAATTGACGGCGACTTTGGCGCCTGCGGCCGCCAGCGCGAGGGCAATGGCGCGGCCGATGCCGGAACTTGCGCCGGTGACGAGCGCCGTTTTGCCGGAAAGGTCGATGTGCATGCGGCGATCACCTCGGTTTTCATTTTATCACGGCGGGCGGCTGGAAAACAGGAAGGCGGCGGTGCGCGGACTAAGAGGCGGGGGAAGTATCGCCGCCGGTGGACGGTCCGGCCCTTTGCCGTCGTCGGCAGGAAGGATTTTGGTCAGCGGTGGAGAATGAAAAAGGGGTGAGCATGGATGCGGGGAGTGGGAGATTTGGGCGAGAGTCGCAAAACTTTCCGCAAGGATGTGTATCGGGAGGCGGCGCGCCAGCGGCTGGCCGAAGCTGGGATTCTAAAAGACAAGGGGCGCTGGCATACCGCGGTCTATCTGTGCGGTTTCGTGTTGGAATGTATGCTAGCTTACGCGTATTGCGACAAGTATCCGCACGTTCAATATCTTCATGACGTGCCGGGTTTCGACAAGGATAAGGGTATCAAGGAAATATGGTTCGACCATAATCGGCTCGTGGATAAAGCCGTACAAGCCGGTTTCGGCGCGTATGTAAAAGATTTTTCTAGGTTCCAGCAGGAATGGAGAGTTGAAATGAGGTATCATCCCGATCAGTTCGTAGGAAGAAAAGAAAAGGCAAAAGAGCTGTTTCATCTGGCTCTCCGGCTGTACAAAATGATAAATAGCCGTTCGGTTTGAGTGCAAAAGGGAGGCGGGCGGAATGGGTGAGCGTTCGGACATTGCGAACATTCGCGACGCGTTGACGCGGCGTTTTCCGAATTCCCGGGTTATTGTGCAGCCTCACAGCCATCGCGGCATCAATCTGAAGATCGTCTCGGAAATGTTTGCAGACGAATCGGCCGATCGCCGCGGCATGG is a genomic window containing:
- a CDS encoding oxidoreductase, with the translated sequence MHIDLSGKTALVTGASSGIGRAIALALAAAGAKVAVNYNRSRADAEAVVADIRKAGGIAEAFQADVTFVNAIETLVRKTEQALGPIDILVNNAGHLIRRVSNLEITEDLYHQLMDLNLKSTVFMCKAVLPGMIARRRGVIINMASIAAHHGGGSGSSVYAASKAAVIAYSKGLAREVAPHGIRVNVVSPGFIGNTRFHERLTPEDVRRATIASIPLGRQGEPEDVAGAVLFLVSDLASFITGETIEINGGALMR